Genomic DNA from Carnobacterium divergens DSM 20623:
TCGCCAAATGATTCATATAATAAATCCACTTTATCTGCAACAGATAAAATTTGCCCTTCTAATGAGGAGTCTTTTCCTTCTTTTAAGCGTTCTAAATAGACAGTTTGAAACTCTTCAGGAATTTCCTTTTTCACAAAATTCTCCATCATTGAATCTTCTACGTCAGCTAGCATTTCTCTTAACGCAGGCGTTGCATATTTGACTGGAGTCTTAATATCTCCGATAAACAACTCGGTATAATCATGATTCAAGGCTTTTTCATATAGCGAGCGCCAATTGATTTCTTGCCCTGCTTGCTCTTCTACAGTACCTAAAAATTGAGCAATTTGGGTTACTTTAAATGAATGTGACGCAACTGAATGATCTTCGTATTTAAACTTCCCTGGACACCGAATTATATTTTCTAAATCGCTTAAACTTTTAATGTATTGATGCATTCCCATTCTCACATCATCCTTTCTTTTTGGTAAATTTTTATTATCCTATCATATTTTACTGATTCTGTATAGTTTCACTTATTTATCATAGCAAGTCTATCGACAAAATACCAAAAGGACCACTCACTAAAATAAGTGAGTGATCGAATTTGTTTATTTTTTGCCTAGTTTTCTCATCGGTAATAAAATAGTCAAACTAATTAACGTAACCAATATTGTTGCACCCATATCAGCTAAAATCGCAAACCATAGTGTCAACCAGCCTGGAATGGTTAATAGCAAAGCAATTACTTTTAACCCTAAGGCAATCGAAATGTTGATTCGAATAATTTTTTTCACTAATTTTGCAATTCGAATCGCATCTGGCAAGCGCCCTAAATGATCTTGCATCAAAACAACATCAGCTACTTCAATTGCGCTATCTGTTCCTTTACCCATCGCAATTCCTAAATCGCTTTTTACTAAGGCTGGTGAATCATTCACACCATCTCCAACCATTGCTGTAATCCCTTTTGTTGATAGTTCATCAATTAATTCAAGCTTTTGTTCTGGTAATAATGAACTATGAACTTCATCGATTCCTAGTTCATTTGCAACACTTTCTGCAATTTTTTCGTGATCGCCTGTGAGCATTACAACTTTTTTCATTCCTAATTGATGCAACTCTGAAATGATTTCTTTACTTTCATTTCTGATTTTGTCGGTTAAACCAAAGATACCTAAAACTTCTGTTTCACTGGCTGTAATCACTAAGGTACGTCCATTTTCTTTAAAATATTCAATGTCTTTTTTGATTTCTTTTGTTAAAAGCTCTTCCGGTATTTGACGTTCATTTCCCAGGAAATAATGCTTCTCATTAATTTTACCAGTTAAACCACTACCTGCAACTGTTACCAAGTCTTCCACTTGTAACAAACCAGCTTCTGGTTGTATTTGGTTTTCCAGAGTATATCCAACAATTGCTTTAGCAATTGGATGCATCGATTCTTGTTCCATTAAACGACTAATTTGATAAAATTCAGGACGATATACTTTGACATCACTCACAGCCAGTTTTCCTTCTGTTAAAGTTCCTGTTTTATCAAATGCAATTGTTTCTAAGCGACCAAGTGTTTCTAAATGATTGCCTCCTTTAATCAAAATACCAATGCGAGCTGATTTTGTAATACCTGCTACTAAAGCAATTGGAGAAGAAAGGACTAGTGCACATGGACAACCGATAATTAAAACTGCCAAGCCTTCATATAACCATGGCATCCACTCAGCTCCTAAGAATAAAGGTGGAACAATCATTACGAGCACTGCTAGGAGCATAATCAATGGTGTGTAATATTTAGCAAATTTGTTAATGAATAGCTCAGTTTGTGTTTTTGTTTCCTGTGCTTCATAAACTAAATTTAAAATTTTGGCTAATGCTGAGTCTTGATACGCTTTTGTTAACGTAATAAATAACGTTCCATCATTGTTAATGCTTCCGCCGAAAACCGTTGCATCGATTTGTTTTTCAACCGGGACAGACTCTCCTGTAATGGCACTTTCATTGACAGAACTCGTCCCTTTAAGGACAATCCCATCAGAAGGAATTTGTTCACCAGCAACGACTTTTACCACATCTCCAATTGCTAATTGATCGATAGAAACTTTTTCTTCAATTCCATTTTTTACTCGCATTGCGAATTTAGGTTGTACATTCAAAAGGCTCTCCATTGATTTTCGAGCTTGCATCATTCCCAAGCCTTCAAGCCATTCGTTTACACCGAAAAGGATTGCAACCAAGGTTCCTTCTCGATACTCACCAATAGCAAACGCACCAATTAATGCAATGGTCATTAAAGTATCAATGTTAAAGGTAAAACGTGTGAGATTTTTTGCTCCTTGTTTGAAAGTTGGCCATCCACTTAGAACGGTTGCTACAAAATACAAAGCTAGTGAAAAATAGGTTTGCCCATTATCTTCTACAAAAATTCCAATTAGTAGGAGAATAACTGAAATAATGACTTTTGTGATAACCATCTTCGTGTTACCATCTTCGTGATTATGCTCGTGATCTCCATGATTGCCTTCTTCTTGATTGTTTTTAACCGATGCTACTAATCGAGCATTTTCAGTTGCTAGTATTTTTTCAACAGCTTTTAAGTCTAAGTTTTCTGAAGCCACTAAAGTACTTGTTGTGTAGTTTAATTTCGCATCTGTCCCATTTTCTAAACGATTGATCTGGGTTTCTAACCTCAATGTGCAATCTGCACAATCTAATCCTTTGACTGGATATCTTTTCATCTTCCTCACCCTTTCTATTGAATATGTTTGGTATGTTTTACTGCTTGAGTTAGTAGGTCTAATACGTGCTCATCATCTTGACTGTAGTAAATTGTTTTGCCTTCACGTCTTGATTTGACCAAATTAGCTGTTCTCAGAGTTCTAAGTTGATGTGAAACAGCTGATTGTTCCATTCCTAAACATTGGGCAATCGCTCCTACATTAAGTTCTTGCTTTTCTAATAAGTATAAAATTGAAATTCGAGTAGGATCACTCAATACTTTGAAAATTTGACTTACGCGTTGAATCGTTTGATCCGTTAATTTTTTATTTTCAAAAGTCATTTATTTCCCTCTTTTCAAATGTTTGATTGTTCATATGTTTATATTATCATATGTTTATTTTTATTTCAAGTCAAAACAAAAAAATGACAAAAGTTAAACTTGCTAACTTTTGCCATTCATTTTATTTTTTATTTGTTGTATTTAATTCAGATACTTTTCCAGTAGAAAGGTAAACAATCCACTCACAAATATTGGTAACATAATCACCAATACGTTCTAAGTAACCTGCAACTAACATATAATCTGAAGCTCCCACAACGATTTCTGAGTTGGCTTTCATTTCTTCAATACAGCTTTTATAAATTTGCTTGAAGTATAAATCAACTTCTCCATCCATTTTTGCGATTTTTTTGGCTTTCTTAGAATCATTTTTTACGTAAGCTTCTAAAACTTCCTCCACCATCACTTTTACTTTATCTGCCATATCTGCAATTTCTGCTTCAATTTCAGGGATGCGTTTGTTTCCTTTTACTCGAATAGTTGATTTTGCAATACTTACTGCATGATCCGCCATTCTCTCTAAATCTGAGCTTGCCTTCATTACCGTTACAATAATTCTCAAATCTGTTGTAACCGGTTGTTGTAAAGCTATCATTTCAAAACTTCTTTTTTCTAAATCTAATTCACGTTCATTAATGAAATGGTCATTAGCAATAACCTCTTTTGCTAACTCTTTATCGTGATTGATAAAAGCTTTAACCGATTTATAGATGGCTTCATTTACCATCATGCCCATCTCAGAAAAACGCAAGTGTAAGTCATTTAATTCCTCTTCAAAAACTCGTCTCACGGATAATTCCTCCTCATTATTTTTAATTAACCAAAGCGTCCAGAAATATAGTCATCGGTTTCTTTTTCGTGTGGATTTGTAAAGATTTGTCTTGTATCTCCAAATTCAATTAAATCTCCTTGTAAAAAGAATGCTGTCTTATCTGAAATACGTGACGCTTGTTGCATATTGTGGGTTACCATTATCATGGTATAATATTCTTTCAATTCTAGCAACATATTTTCAATTTTCCCACTTGAAACGGGATCTAAAGCACTTGTTGGTTCATCTAATAGAATGACTTCTGGTTCTACTGCCAATACTCTTGCAATACACACACGCTGTTGCTGTCCACCAGATAATGAGAGCGCACTTTTATTCAGCTTATCCTTAACATCTTCCCAAACTGCCGCTTTTTTTAAACTCTCTTCTACAATAGCATCCATCTTCGCTTTGTCCTTCATGCCTGCAATCTTTAACCCATAGGCAACATTGTCATAAATTGAGAATGGAAAAGGATTTGGCTGTTGAAAAACCATTCCAACTTGCTTTCTTAACTTAACCGTATCCATCTTAGGACCGTAGATATCTTCGCCTTTTAACAGCACCGTTCCATTGATTGTAACGTTTGGAATCAAATCATTCATTCGATTTAAAGTTCTTAGATACGTTGATTTCCCGCAACCACTTGGACCAATCAAAGCAGTAATTCCCTTAGGTTCAAAATCTAATGAAATGCCTTTTAAGGCTTCATTTTTTCCATAGTATAAATGAACATTTCGTGACTCAATTACATAATTTTTTTCACTCACCTTTGATTCCTCCTATCCAAAGTGTCCTGATACATAGTCTTCTGTCGACTGAATCTTAGGTCGTGTAAAGACTTTTCTAGTTTCATCGTATTCAATCACATTTCCCATGTAGAAAAAGGCTGTATAGTCACTGATACGAGCAGCTTGTTGCATATTATGCGTCACAATTACAATTGTGTAATGTTCTTTTAAAGAAAGTAACGTATCTTCTACCTTGCTTGTTGAAATTGGGTCTAATGCACTTGCGGGCTCATCTAGTAACAGTATATCAGGTTTCATTGCAATGGCTCTAGCAATACACAAACGTTGTTGTTGGCCACCTGATAACGCTAATGCACTTTTATGCAAATTATCTTTGACTTGGTCCCATAGTGCTGCTTGTTTTAAACTGGTTTCGACAATTTCATCTAATTCATTTTTATCTTTCATGCCATGACGTTTTAATGCAAATGTAATATTTTCATAAATTGATTTACTAAATGGGTTGGGACGTTGAAAAACCATGCCGATATTTTTACGCATTTCATACACATCAATATTATCGGCATTAACGTCAATTCCTTGATACATGATCTCACCCGTTACTTTAGTACCCGAAATTTCATCATTCATACGGTTCAACGCACGTAAGTAAGTTGATTTCCCACAGCCACTTGGACCAATTAATGAAGCAATTTTATTTTTTTCAAATTCTAAAGAAACACCTTTAATGGCTTCATTTTGACCATACCATACATGAAGATCATTGGTTTTTAAAGCGACATCTTGACCACGATCCATTTTAAAAATATTGGTTTCAAGCTGATTTTGTTGTTCTAACAAGTTATTCACTCCTTAATCGTAGCTTTTCTAGTT
This window encodes:
- a CDS encoding HD domain-containing protein, encoding MGMHQYIKSLSDLENIIRCPGKFKYEDHSVASHSFKVTQIAQFLGTVEEQAGQEINWRSLYEKALNHDYTELFIGDIKTPVKYATPALREMLADVEDSMMENFVKKEIPEEFQTVYLERLKEGKDSSLEGQILSVADKVDLLYESFGEIQKGNPESVFTEIYEESLKTILEFDHLASVNYFLEEVLPDLLSGNFTNQEQLQKISKRILNKTKL
- a CDS encoding heavy metal translocating P-type ATPase, translated to MKRYPVKGLDCADCTLRLETQINRLENGTDAKLNYTTSTLVASENLDLKAVEKILATENARLVASVKNNQEEGNHGDHEHNHEDGNTKMVITKVIISVILLLIGIFVEDNGQTYFSLALYFVATVLSGWPTFKQGAKNLTRFTFNIDTLMTIALIGAFAIGEYREGTLVAILFGVNEWLEGLGMMQARKSMESLLNVQPKFAMRVKNGIEEKVSIDQLAIGDVVKVVAGEQIPSDGIVLKGTSSVNESAITGESVPVEKQIDATVFGGSINNDGTLFITLTKAYQDSALAKILNLVYEAQETKTQTELFINKFAKYYTPLIMLLAVLVMIVPPLFLGAEWMPWLYEGLAVLIIGCPCALVLSSPIALVAGITKSARIGILIKGGNHLETLGRLETIAFDKTGTLTEGKLAVSDVKVYRPEFYQISRLMEQESMHPIAKAIVGYTLENQIQPEAGLLQVEDLVTVAGSGLTGKINEKHYFLGNERQIPEELLTKEIKKDIEYFKENGRTLVITASETEVLGIFGLTDKIRNESKEIISELHQLGMKKVVMLTGDHEKIAESVANELGIDEVHSSLLPEQKLELIDELSTKGITAMVGDGVNDSPALVKSDLGIAMGKGTDSAIEVADVVLMQDHLGRLPDAIRIAKLVKKIIRINISIALGLKVIALLLTIPGWLTLWFAILADMGATILVTLISLTILLPMRKLGKK
- a CDS encoding ArsR/SmtB family transcription factor; amino-acid sequence: MTFENKKLTDQTIQRVSQIFKVLSDPTRISILYLLEKQELNVGAIAQCLGMEQSAVSHQLRTLRTANLVKSRREGKTIYYSQDDEHVLDLLTQAVKHTKHIQ
- the phoU gene encoding phosphate signaling complex protein PhoU → MRRVFEEELNDLHLRFSEMGMMVNEAIYKSVKAFINHDKELAKEVIANDHFINERELDLEKRSFEMIALQQPVTTDLRIIVTVMKASSDLERMADHAVSIAKSTIRVKGNKRIPEIEAEIADMADKVKVMVEEVLEAYVKNDSKKAKKIAKMDGEVDLYFKQIYKSCIEEMKANSEIVVGASDYMLVAGYLERIGDYVTNICEWIVYLSTGKVSELNTTNKK
- the pstB gene encoding phosphate ABC transporter ATP-binding protein PstB encodes the protein MSEKNYVIESRNVHLYYGKNEALKGISLDFEPKGITALIGPSGCGKSTYLRTLNRMNDLIPNVTINGTVLLKGEDIYGPKMDTVKLRKQVGMVFQQPNPFPFSIYDNVAYGLKIAGMKDKAKMDAIVEESLKKAAVWEDVKDKLNKSALSLSGGQQQRVCIARVLAVEPEVILLDEPTSALDPVSSGKIENMLLELKEYYTMIMVTHNMQQASRISDKTAFFLQGDLIEFGDTRQIFTNPHEKETDDYISGRFG
- the pstB gene encoding phosphate ABC transporter ATP-binding protein PstB; the encoded protein is MDRGQDVALKTNDLHVWYGQNEAIKGVSLEFEKNKIASLIGPSGCGKSTYLRALNRMNDEISGTKVTGEIMYQGIDVNADNIDVYEMRKNIGMVFQRPNPFSKSIYENITFALKRHGMKDKNELDEIVETSLKQAALWDQVKDNLHKSALALSGGQQQRLCIARAIAMKPDILLLDEPASALDPISTSKVEDTLLSLKEHYTIVIVTHNMQQAARISDYTAFFYMGNVIEYDETRKVFTRPKIQSTEDYVSGHFG